From the bacterium genome, the window TTTCTAAAAATCCAAGTGAGCTCGGGTGGTAAAAATCCCATATTTTGGGCAGTTTTTGCCTCTTCCCTAATTTTTTTGGGGTATTTCTAAGTAACCACCCTTGACACACGTCCCTGGATACTTTTTTCCCACCTGAGTAGTTTCAACACCTTCATTGCCTTCCAGCCAGGGGAAAATCCCTGTTTTTGGGCCCAAAAACGACTGTGTCACTTGGCACCACTGTTGCGTTAAGTGAGGTGAGGCCGGAAATATCGGTCATCCCAATCAGGAAGGTGTCCCATGAAGAACATCCGAACCATCTCCAGCCTCTCCCTCTTGCTAGGGTTACTCCTTCAAGGGTGCGGGCACCTGGACACGCCTTTTGCCCCGGGAGCAACCACCACGGCGGCCGGCCCCGCTCCTTTTACCGCTCCTGTTTTTAACAAGACCTTCTCGCCGGTCCAGGATACCCAATCGTCCTACCCAAGCGGGATCGCTTGCGATACGGCCAACCATTTCCTCTACGTGACCGACATGGCCCTGAACCAGGTCTTCAAGATGGACATGAATGGGAACCGTTTAGGACAGTGGGGAAACCTTGGTCCCAATGCCCTGGACCAGCCGCAAGGTATCGCGGTGCATAACGGAAATGTCTATGTGGCGGACTCGGGGAACGCTCGGATCGTGGAATTCGATCCCAACGGGAATCTCATTGCGACGCTTCAGCCGACAGAAGGTGAATATTATCTCTTCATTTATCCGACGGGTGTTTTCTTCGATAACCAGGGCAACCTTTATGTCGCGGACAATTCGGATAGCATCTACCGGTTCGATCAGACACTGACACTGACGGGTCAATTCAATGGGAATGGCAGCATGAATTTCCCGGCGAACGCCAGTGAGGATACCAACGGCAACATCTATGTGGCGAATTACGACTCGGATCAGGTCCTGAAACTCGCATCCAGCGGAAACCTGATCGCCACTTGGGGCCAAACGGGCTCCGCGGCCGGTCAATTCAGCGGTCCGGCCGACGTTAAGGTCGACGGTTCCGGAAAAGTTTATGTGGTGGATTCGCTCAATGACCGGGTCGAGACCTTCGATGCCAATGGGAACTTCCTGGCACAATTCGGGACTGCTCAAGGGCTGAGCGAACCGAACGGAATGACGATGGACTCCAACGGGAACATCTTCGTGGCGGATACTGGGAACGGTCGGATCGTCGAGTACTCTCCGGCCAATTAAAGGGACGCCAAGGACCGGCGGCGGTTCAAAGGGCCACTTTCCTTGAATCGGCCCACAGGTTCTCAAGATCATAGAACCGCCTGGTCTCTTCGAGGAACACGTGGATCACGACATCCACGAAATCGAGGGTCCACCAGGAATTATCCTTGGAACGGCTCTGATAGGTGGGCTTCTCCTTCCCCTGGAACACCCACGACAAATGATCCACGATCGCGTTGACCTGGGTCGTGGATGAACCTGAACAGACCACCAAGAAGTCGGCATAGGAGACGATCTCCCTGACATCCAGAACCTGGATGTCCATGGCTTTTTTATCTTCCAATGCCTCCACCATTCTTCGGATGTTCAGCGGTAGGTCCATTCTCAGTTCTTTCCCTTTTGGGGGTTGGAACGTACTTTCTCGATAGCCCGGGAAAGCGCAACGAGGATATCCGTCCTGAATTGCTGTCGCATTTCCTCCACCCGAGTGAATAAATGACCCCGTTCGGTCACCACATATTTAGGTGGAAGGTGATTCAATGCGTAGGCCAGGACATCCAGCCTCGCCTTTTCATCCAGGTCGAGATCACGGTAATTGGGCTCGTTCAAAAGTTCGTCGAGCGATCTGCGGACTGTCTCCTCCATGAAATTCACGATCTGCATGGGCCCCCTACAAGTAAAGTTTTTGATTGTGGATGAATTGTTCGACCGCCTCAGGGACAAGGTACTTGATGCTTTTCCATTCCCGGACCTTCCGGCGGATATCGCTGGCACTGATCTCGAGCATTGGCATCTCTTCGATCAGGACGTTCTCCACCAATGCTGTTGCGAATTCGAAATTTTCAGACGAAAGGAAGTTTTGGTTGAAGATCCTCTGGGCGTCATAGCCCGGTCTCGAAACCGCGATGAACCTGCACAATTTCAAAAGTTCCCCAATATTTTTCCACTTACCGATCTCGGCCAGCATATCGGCCCCGACGATGAAATAGATACCGACCTTGCCTTCATATAGTTGGGAGAAATATCGGACCGTATCGATCGAATAGGATTTTCCACCTCTGTCGACCTCAACAGTCGAAACATCGAAACAAGGATTACTGACCGTCGCCAAATGGACCATGATGGCCCTTTTGAAGGCCGAAACCAGCTCATCGGATTGCTTGTGAGGGGGTGTGTGGGTCGGAACAAAAATGACCTTATCCAGGTCATATTTGGCCCGGATTCCCTCGGCAATGGCCAAATGCCCGAAATGGATGGGATTAAATGTCCCACCAAAAAGTGCGATCGACTTCATCGGCCGTGGGAATCCCCGGGGTCTTTGAGGAACGAATCGATCATATCACCGGTCAAAAAGTCCCCTTCAGGGGACACCGTCGGCGCTGAGATCGGGGCCGACTCCTGGGCTCCTGCGGGTCTCTTGGCGGGCTTCTCGAAAGTAGCCTTATTCTCGGCCGGCGCGGAGGAAATGACCCGCCCCTTTGCACTTTGGACCAGGGTATCGAGTTCCTCCTTGCTCAAGCCGCTAGTGGCCGAAACCTTCATTTGTTGGAGCTGGCCCGTTGCAACGTTCTTGGCCGTCACATTCACGATCCCGTTCGAGTCGATGGAAAAGGTCACTTCGATCTGGACGGTACCCGCAGGGGCGGGGGGCAGGCCGATGAACGAGAAAAAACCGAGCGTCTTGTTGTTGCCCGCGAGTTTTGATTCTCCTTGAAGGACCTTGACATTGACCGAGGTTTGCATGTCCTTGACGGTCGAATAAAGTTTGCTCATTTTAGTGGGGACCGTCGTGTTACGCGGAATGATCACGCTAAAGGTCCCCCCTAAAGTCTCGACTCCCAGGGACAAGGGCGTGACATCCAAGAGAAGGGCATTTCGAACGCTTCCATTGATGATACCGGCCTGGAGGGCCGCCCCCATGGCGACCGATTCATCCGGATTGATCTTCGTGTTGGGCTCTTTATTGAAGAACTTTTTAACGGCCTCCCGGACCTTCGGCATCCGGGTCATTCCGCCCACCAGGATGACATCCGTCAGATCATTGGGCGTCAAATTCGCGTCCCTTAGCGCTTTCTTACAGGGCTCCAATGACCTCTCCAGGAGGGGGGCGACCATCCCCTCGAATTCTTCCCGGGACAAGCCATAGGCAAGGTTCAATGGGGTACCTTCTCGTTTCGTAATGAAGGGGAGGTTGATCTCCGCGGTCGCCGCGGTCGACAAGTCACATTTCGCCTTTTCTGCCGACTCTCTGATCCGCTGAAGCGCGATCGGCTCGTCCCTCAGGTCGATACCATGCTCCGCCTTGAACTTTTCAAGGACCCATTGCATGATCGCTTGATCAAAATCATCCCCACCCAAATGGGTGTCCCCACAAGTCGCCAAAACCCGGTAAAGACCGTTCAAAAGCTCGAGGATGGTCACGTCTAAGGTCCCGCCGCCCAGGTCGTAGACAGCGACCTTTTGGTTCTTTTTCGTGTCGAAATCATAAGCAAGTGCGGCCGCCGTTGGTTCGTTGATGATCCGCAAAACCTCGAACCCTGCGATCTTGCCGGCATCTTTTGTCGCCTGGCGCTGGGAATCATTGAAGTAGGCCGGAACAGTGACAACCGCATTGGATATCTTTTCACCGAGGCGGGCTTCAGCATCCTGTTTCAATTTCTGAAGGATGATCGCCGATATCTCCTCAGGGGATTTTAATTGGTCGTCCAATTTGACGCGAATGTCCCCGTTCTCGGCCCCATCCAAGTCGTATGAAACGAGGGTCTTGTCCTTTTGAACGTCTTCGTCATTGATCTTTTTGCCGATGAACCGTTTGATGGAAGAAACGGTCCCCTTGGGATTTGTCACGGCCTGATGTTTGGCGTCCAAACCAACCAACCAAGTCCTTTGGGCGGTGAAGGCCACGATCGAAGGGGTCGTGTGATAACCGTCCCCATTGGCCAATACCTGCGGCTCCCCTCCGTTCAGGTAAGCAACGCATGAATTGGAAGTCCCAAGATCGATCCCGACAACGATACCTTTATCACCCATGGACCCGCATCTCCTTAAACCTTTTTACCGTAGACGTAACCCATGGCCGTGCTCAAGGTCTTTTTAGCCTCATAATCGTTCGGATTATATTTGATGGCCCTCTCGAAACACGCCACCGCGTCCTTGAAGTTGCCTTGGTAACCATAAAGGATGCCCAAATTGAAGTGGGCGTTCACGAAACCCGGGATCAATTTAAGACAGGAAACCCATTCATGTTGGGCTTGGTTCCAATTATCCCTTTCCTGGAAGAACGCATTCCCTTTATTGAAATGCTCCTCGGCCGCCGTTTCTTCTTTCGACTTGATCATCTTCAGCAGGCCTTTTTTGACCCCAAAGATCTCACCCGGGTCCTTGCGAATGTCGTTCCGGACCTGGAAATTGTAGATCTCCCGTTTGACCGGATCGCTTAGGACGTTATAGGCCTCCACGATCTCCATGGTCTGTTCAATGGCCCATTCCTGCCGACTTGGATTCCTGTCCGGGTGGTTCTCAAAAATGAGCTGCTTATAAGCCTCTTGCAAATGTACAGGATCGATCGGGGGATAGATTTTGAAGATCTCGTAATAGTTCTTTTTTGGCATCTTACCCTTCAAGGTATCGGATCAGGGCCAAGGACCCCGCAAGTTACCGCATTTTAGATGGTTTCCTTCCTAAAAAAAACAAGCTTTCATGGCCACTTTAAGCGGAAAGACCGGACCCCATAACGACCAGGTTATCCACATGGACCACTTCCTGCGCTGGCACGCCCGTTTTCTGGGCGATCTCTCCATTCCGCAAGCCTTTGATCGCACTTAGCTCCTGGCAGGAATAATTCGAGATCCCCTTGGCCAGCATTTGTCCGGCTCCGTCCAGGATCGACACGACGCTCCCCCGCCCCCAATCCCCACGTATGCCTTTGATACCGATGGCCAATAAACTTCCGTTCCGTTCCAAAATGGCTTTTTTGGCCCCCTCGTCAACGATGATCTCCCCTTGGGTGGGAACGCCCCATGCCAACCAACGCTTCCGGCTCGTCATCCGATGGACCGTTGGGATGAACAAAGTTCCAACCTTTTCCCCGTCCATGATCTTTTTCAGGATTTGGGATCGATTGCCATGACCGATCACCATCGGGATCCCCGATTGCATCAAACTACGCGCTGCCCGGATCTTGGTTTGCATGCCGCCGGTTCCCACGCTTGATTGCGTATTTCGGGCTCCTTTTTCCAATTCGGCACTGATCCGCTCAACCTCATGGATAAGATGGGCTTGGGGATTCATTCGAGGATCCTCGGAATAGAACCCATCAATATCGGTCAGGATGATCAAAAGATCGGCCTCGGAAAGGTGGGTGACTAGGGCCCCCAAGGTATCGTTGTCCCCAAAACGGATCTCATCCACGGCCACACTATCATTCTCATTCACGATTGGAACGATCCCATAGTCGAACAATTCCTTGAAGGTATTGTGCAGGTTGGTATAGCGTTCCCGTTCCGCAAGGTCCTCACGGGTCAATAATATCTGGGCCACCTTCAGTCCGACCTTTTGGAAGGCTTTTTCATAACCACCCATCAGGCGGCTTTGTCCGGCTGCAGCCAAGGCCTGCAACTTCGAGACTTCCTTGGGACGTCGGGTCAATCCCAATTTGAAGGCCCCGGCCGAGATGGCCCCCGAGGTGACCACTACGACCTCAAATCCGCGGGATGTCAGATCCAGGACTTGGCGGGCCAAGTTCCCCAGGAACAAAGAACGGATACCGCCTTTCTTTGGATCGGTCAGAAGGCTGCTTCCGACCTTCACAACCATTCTTTTGACCCTGGATAGATGCTGTTTACGTAAGGCGTTCATGATTTCCCTTGCGGTCCCCATCGAAGATCAGTTCCCGGTCCTCCAGGAAGACCGTATCGCCTTCCTTCGCTCCCTGCTTTTTCAATTCCCTCAAGACACCCATTTTACCCAATATCTTGTGGAAGCGTTCCAAGGAGTCCCGGACCTCGAACCGGGTCATGGCCACCCATTTCTTGATCTCAGCCCCTTCGACATAGAAAATGCCATCCCGTTTATCGACCGTGAAGCGTACCTTTGCTTGATAAAGATTCTTGGGGGCCACCGATGGCTGTTCGATCGGCGCGTCGGCCGCCTTCTTCAGGGCATCCCAGGCGGCTTCCAGAAGTTCCCGGAGCCCCTTGCCCGTGACGGCGGATATGGCCATGACCGCCAAATAACGGTCTTTCAATTTCGCTGCCCATTTCAAGTGATCAACTTCCGTCAAGGCGTCCAATTTCGTGAAGACCAGGATCTGGGGGATCTTCAAGAATTTTGGGCTGTGGTTCTTGAGCTCGGCCTGGATCGTTTGGATCCGTTTCTGGAGATCCCGGAACTGGGTGATCCCCGTTAGGTCCACCAGATGGAGCAGGACCCGGGTCCTTTCCAAATGCCTTAGGAATTTGATCCCGAGCCCCTTGCCCAAGCTGGCTCCCTCGATCAACCCAGGCACATCCGCCATGACGAAGTTGCGCTCTCCGGGCAATTGGACCACGCCCAATTGGGGCTCCAAGGTCGTAAAAGGGTAATCCGCGATCTTTGGTCTCGCTTTGGTGCACCTGGAAAGCAGGGTCGATTTTCCAGCATTTGGAAAGCCCACTAGCCCCACATCCGCCAAAAGCCGCAGCTCAAGCCGAAGGTTTTTGCTCTCGCCCGGCTCCCCTTTTTCCGCAAGACGGGGTGCTTGTTGGGTCGATGTCACGAAAGTCGCGTTGCCTCGTCCCCCGCGGCCACCCCGGGCCGCCAAGAACCGCATCCCTTCCTCGTTCATATCGGCCAAGAGATCACCGCCGTCTTCCCAGACCAGTGTCCCGACCGGCACACGGACGATCATGGGTTCGATCGCGTGTCCATGCTGCTTCTTCCCTCTTCCGTGTTCCCCGTGTTTGGCTTGATATAGGGGACGGTAAATGAAATCGACGAGGGTGCTCACATCGTTCCGGGCCTCCAGGACAATATCCCCGCCTCGGCCGCCATTACCGCCATCCGGGCCGCCTTTAGGCACGTATTTTTCCCTGCGAAAGCTGATGCAGCCATCGCCGCCTTTGCCTGCTTCAACGGTGATCTTGACCTCATCGACGATCATGGCAACCCTTTAAAATGCCTAGAAACAAAAAAACCCCGCCCGATCCGGGCGGGGTTGGAAAGACCATTCGCTCAAGCTTGTTGTGGCTCGACGTTGACCTTCTTAAGACCCTTCTTGAACTCGCGGAATGAGACCAACCCGGAAACCTTGGCAAAAAGGGTGTCATCTTTTCCAACGCCCACATTCAATCCCGCCTTGTAGCGCATACCACGCTGACGCACCAAGATGCTTCCTGCGGTAACGAAGTTCCCGCCGAAAGCCTTGATACCCAACCGTTGGCTATGACTATCCCGTCCATTGCGGGTGGAACCACCCGCTTTATGTTGACCCACGACCGACCTCCAAGTTGGATTTAAGCGTTCTGGATCTTCTCGATGCTGACCAGTGAATATTTTGGACGGGACCCTTTGGTCCGCATGGTGTTCTTGCGGCGACGATAACGGAAGACGCGTATCTTCTTGCCCTGGGTCTTGGAAACGATCTTTCCCGTGACCTTGCTGTTCTTCAGGTCCGCTGGTTTGATGCGAAGCTGACCATTGTTCTCCAGAAGGACGACCTTATCGAACTCCACCTTGTCCCCCGGATCGCCCGAAAGACGGTCTACGGTGATGACATCCCCTTCGGAAACTTTGTATTGCTTCCCACCCGCTTGAATGACGGCGTACATGGTTCCTCCCCAAATTAAGGCCATTCGATGGAATGGACCAAAGAGGGGTGAGTTTAGTCACTGGTCCTCGGATTGTCAAGAAAAAGGCCTATTTCCAGGG encodes:
- the rpmA gene encoding 50S ribosomal protein L27, with the protein product MGQHKAGGSTRNGRDSHSQRLGIKAFGGNFVTAGSILVRQRGMRYKAGLNVGVGKDDTLFAKVSGLVSFREFKKGLKKVNVEPQQA
- the nadD gene encoding nicotinate-nucleotide adenylyltransferase, coding for MKSIALFGGTFNPIHFGHLAIAEGIRAKYDLDKVIFVPTHTPPHKQSDELVSAFKRAIMVHLATVSNPCFDVSTVEVDRGGKSYSIDTVRYFSQLYEGKVGIYFIVGADMLAEIGKWKNIGELLKLCRFIAVSRPGYDAQRIFNQNFLSSENFEFATALVENVLIEEMPMLEISASDIRRKVREWKSIKYLVPEAVEQFIHNQKLYL
- the rplU gene encoding 50S ribosomal protein L21; protein product: MYAVIQAGGKQYKVSEGDVITVDRLSGDPGDKVEFDKVVLLENNGQLRIKPADLKNSKVTGKIVSKTQGKKIRVFRYRRRKNTMRTKGSRPKYSLVSIEKIQNA
- the rsfS gene encoding ribosome silencing factor, which translates into the protein MDLPLNIRRMVEALEDKKAMDIQVLDVREIVSYADFLVVCSGSSTTQVNAIVDHLSWVFQGKEKPTYQSRSKDNSWWTLDFVDVVIHVFLEETRRFYDLENLWADSRKVAL
- a CDS encoding SMP-30/gluconolactonase/LRE family protein, giving the protein MKNIRTISSLSLLLGLLLQGCGHLDTPFAPGATTTAAGPAPFTAPVFNKTFSPVQDTQSSYPSGIACDTANHFLYVTDMALNQVFKMDMNGNRLGQWGNLGPNALDQPQGIAVHNGNVYVADSGNARIVEFDPNGNLIATLQPTEGEYYLFIYPTGVFFDNQGNLYVADNSDSIYRFDQTLTLTGQFNGNGSMNFPANASEDTNGNIYVANYDSDQVLKLASSGNLIATWGQTGSAAGQFSGPADVKVDGSGKVYVVDSLNDRVETFDANGNFLAQFGTAQGLSEPNGMTMDSNGNIFVADTGNGRIVEYSPAN
- a CDS encoding late competence development ComFB family protein, giving the protein MQIVNFMEETVRRSLDELLNEPNYRDLDLDEKARLDVLAYALNHLPPKYVVTERGHLFTRVEEMRQQFRTDILVALSRAIEKVRSNPQKGKN
- a CDS encoding DnaJ domain-containing protein; this translates as MPKKNYYEIFKIYPPIDPVHLQEAYKQLIFENHPDRNPSRQEWAIEQTMEIVEAYNVLSDPVKREIYNFQVRNDIRKDPGEIFGVKKGLLKMIKSKEETAAEEHFNKGNAFFQERDNWNQAQHEWVSCLKLIPGFVNAHFNLGILYGYQGNFKDAVACFERAIKYNPNDYEAKKTLSTAMGYVYGKKV
- the obgE gene encoding GTPase ObgE, which encodes MIVDEVKITVEAGKGGDGCISFRREKYVPKGGPDGGNGGRGGDIVLEARNDVSTLVDFIYRPLYQAKHGEHGRGKKQHGHAIEPMIVRVPVGTLVWEDGGDLLADMNEEGMRFLAARGGRGGRGNATFVTSTQQAPRLAEKGEPGESKNLRLELRLLADVGLVGFPNAGKSTLLSRCTKARPKIADYPFTTLEPQLGVVQLPGERNFVMADVPGLIEGASLGKGLGIKFLRHLERTRVLLHLVDLTGITQFRDLQKRIQTIQAELKNHSPKFLKIPQILVFTKLDALTEVDHLKWAAKLKDRYLAVMAISAVTGKGLRELLEAAWDALKKAADAPIEQPSVAPKNLYQAKVRFTVDKRDGIFYVEGAEIKKWVAMTRFEVRDSLERFHKILGKMGVLRELKKQGAKEGDTVFLEDRELIFDGDRKGNHERLT
- the proB gene encoding glutamate 5-kinase, with the protein product MKVGSSLLTDPKKGGIRSLFLGNLARQVLDLTSRGFEVVVVTSGAISAGAFKLGLTRRPKEVSKLQALAAAGQSRLMGGYEKAFQKVGLKVAQILLTREDLAERERYTNLHNTFKELFDYGIVPIVNENDSVAVDEIRFGDNDTLGALVTHLSEADLLIILTDIDGFYSEDPRMNPQAHLIHEVERISAELEKGARNTQSSVGTGGMQTKIRAARSLMQSGIPMVIGHGNRSQILKKIMDGEKVGTLFIPTVHRMTSRKRWLAWGVPTQGEIIVDEGAKKAILERNGSLLAIGIKGIRGDWGRGSVVSILDGAGQMLAKGISNYSCQELSAIKGLRNGEIAQKTGVPAQEVVHVDNLVVMGSGLSA
- the dnaK gene encoding molecular chaperone DnaK, which translates into the protein MGDKGIVVGIDLGTSNSCVAYLNGGEPQVLANGDGYHTTPSIVAFTAQRTWLVGLDAKHQAVTNPKGTVSSIKRFIGKKINDEDVQKDKTLVSYDLDGAENGDIRVKLDDQLKSPEEISAIILQKLKQDAEARLGEKISNAVVTVPAYFNDSQRQATKDAGKIAGFEVLRIINEPTAAALAYDFDTKKNQKVAVYDLGGGTLDVTILELLNGLYRVLATCGDTHLGGDDFDQAIMQWVLEKFKAEHGIDLRDEPIALQRIRESAEKAKCDLSTAATAEINLPFITKREGTPLNLAYGLSREEFEGMVAPLLERSLEPCKKALRDANLTPNDLTDVILVGGMTRMPKVREAVKKFFNKEPNTKINPDESVAMGAALQAGIINGSVRNALLLDVTPLSLGVETLGGTFSVIIPRNTTVPTKMSKLYSTVKDMQTSVNVKVLQGESKLAGNNKTLGFFSFIGLPPAPAGTVQIEVTFSIDSNGIVNVTAKNVATGQLQQMKVSATSGLSKEELDTLVQSAKGRVISSAPAENKATFEKPAKRPAGAQESAPISAPTVSPEGDFLTGDMIDSFLKDPGDSHGR